A genomic window from Wolbachia pipientis includes:
- the murB gene encoding UDP-N-acetylmuramate dehydrogenase: MLISLPKVRGVYRYDILMSKATWLNVGGRADVLFKPCDIEDLTYLIKNTELPVSVIGATSNIIVRDSGIRGITVKLGKEFAYIKSKGNNSIVAGGAALLRNLAYFAGERQISGLEFLVGIPGTVGGGIEMNAGAYGSDIASVVQSIKAVNLEDGNLYEFSSEEMGYFYRGHSLKGNWIFVEAEFKGINSEYELILQRLKEIVEKKNKSQPIRGKTAGCIFKNPKNYRAWELIDKSGCLELNIGGARISKKHCNFLLNYDNATASDLENLGNRVKDAVKDKFNVELEWEIRVLGSAIRQFL; encoded by the coding sequence ATGCTTATAAGCTTACCTAAAGTACGTGGAGTCTATCGTTATGACATCTTAATGTCTAAAGCGACGTGGTTAAACGTCGGTGGACGAGCTGATGTGTTATTTAAACCATGTGATATTGAAGATTTAACATACTTGATTAAAAATACTGAACTGCCAGTTAGTGTTATTGGTGCAACATCCAACATAATAGTACGAGATAGTGGCATTCGAGGAATAACAGTAAAATTAGGTAAGGAGTTTGCATATATTAAAAGTAAGGGTAACAACTCTATTGTAGCTGGGGGAGCTGCGCTGCTCAGGAACCTTGCTTACTTTGCAGGAGAGCGACAAATTAGTGGACTCGAGTTTCTAGTTGGAATTCCAGGAACAGTTGGTGGCGGAATAGAAATGAATGCAGGTGCGTATGGTAGTGACATCGCAAGCGTTGTACAATCCATAAAAGCAGTGAATCTAGAGGATGGAAACCTATATGAGTTCTCCAGCGAAGAAATGGGGTATTTTTACCGTGGACATAGCCTAAAAGGAAATTGGATTTTTGTTGAAGCTGAGTTTAAAGGAATAAACTCAGAGTATGAGCTTATATTGCAAAGGTTAAAGGAAATTGTTGAGAAAAAAAATAAAAGCCAGCCAATAAGAGGAAAAACTGCTGGGTGCATATTCAAAAATCCAAAAAACTACCGAGCATGGGAGTTAATTGATAAATCTGGCTGCCTAGAGTTAAATATTGGTGGAGCTAGAATCTCTAAGAAACATTGTAACTTCTTGCTCAATTACGATAATGCAACTGCATCTGACTTGGAAAACCTTGGCAACAGAGTAAAAGATGCAGTGAAGGATAAATTTAATGTTGAACTTGAGTGGGAGATAAGGGTTTTGGGTAGCGCTATTAGACAGTTTTTATAG
- a CDS encoding SDR family oxidoreductase, with product MTASLLQGKKGLITGIINKRSIAYGIAKTLSEHGAELAITYQNEIIKEKLSPIADELNVELILHCDVSNEKIVDNAFEIIEKKWGTLDFLVHAIAFSDKNELDGKYVNTSLNNFLNAMHISCYSFTALAQRAEKMMSGGGSLLTLSYYGAEKVMPNYNVMGLCKAALEASVKYIACDLGPQNIRVNAISAGPIRTLASSGISDFHFISEWNRNNSPLRRNVTIEDVGKAALYLLSDLSSGTTGEILHVDSGYNVVGMKVVD from the coding sequence ATGACGGCAAGTCTATTACAAGGCAAAAAGGGATTAATAACCGGAATAATAAATAAGAGATCGATAGCATACGGTATAGCAAAAACTCTCTCAGAGCACGGAGCAGAACTTGCAATCACCTACCAGAATGAAATAATAAAAGAAAAACTATCACCAATAGCAGATGAATTAAATGTGGAGCTAATATTACACTGTGACGTTTCAAATGAAAAAATCGTAGATAACGCTTTTGAAATAATAGAGAAAAAATGGGGTACTCTTGACTTTTTGGTGCATGCAATAGCATTCTCCGATAAAAATGAGTTAGATGGTAAATATGTCAATACTTCACTGAATAACTTCCTCAATGCAATGCATATATCGTGCTATTCTTTCACTGCTTTAGCGCAAAGAGCTGAAAAAATGATGTCAGGTGGTGGTAGTTTACTTACTTTATCTTATTATGGCGCTGAAAAAGTTATGCCAAATTATAACGTTATGGGTTTATGTAAAGCAGCACTTGAAGCAAGTGTAAAATATATAGCATGTGATCTCGGGCCACAAAATATCAGAGTAAATGCAATTTCCGCCGGTCCAATCAGAACTTTAGCATCTTCTGGAATAAGCGATTTTCACTTCATATCAGAATGGAATAGAAATAATTCTCCACTTAGACGCAATGTTACAATAGAGGATGTTGGCAAGGCAGCGCTATACTTATTAAGCGACTTAAGTAGTGGCACTACTGGAGAAATTTTGCACGTCGATTCAGGATATAATGTTGTGGGAATGAAGGTGGTTGACTAA
- a CDS encoding transposase, translating into MSFSYYNMKKYPRNFRNITGLTIEEFEKVVEKVRSGCEKQKKCHGRRSKLPTLEDKLFCVILYYRTYITHRFLGCLFNVHNANVCRLLKRIEPLLAKKVTITKDRSMTPEKILKILADVTEQQIQRPEDSKKRKKSYSGKKRTNTMKTEIIIEEGGRILSVSKSYRGRISDFRIRKQEKYLPLDSIKHADSGYQGWQKLQSNVIIPYKKYRKKPLTPEHNRRLASFRMRVENKIREIKIFKIMSNVYRNFQKKYNLRFNIIAGIVNLKHAF; encoded by the coding sequence ATGAGCTTTAGTTACTATAATATGAAAAAATACCCAAGAAACTTTCGTAATATAACAGGTTTAACTATAGAGGAGTTCGAAAAAGTAGTGGAAAAAGTGAGGTCTGGATGCGAAAAACAGAAAAAGTGTCATGGTAGAAGATCAAAACTACCAACTCTGGAAGATAAGTTGTTTTGCGTAATTTTGTACTATCGCACTTACATAACACATAGATTTTTAGGATGCCTATTCAATGTACACAACGCAAATGTATGTAGGTTACTTAAGAGAATAGAGCCATTACTCGCCAAAAAAGTGACTATAACAAAAGATAGAAGTATGACGCCAGAAAAAATACTGAAGATTTTGGCTGATGTTACAGAACAGCAAATACAGAGACCAGAAGATAGTAAAAAACGGAAGAAATCATATTCAGGAAAAAAAAGAACCAACACTATGAAAACTGAGATTATTATCGAAGAAGGAGGAAGAATTTTATCAGTGTCAAAGTCATACCGTGGTAGAATTAGTGATTTCCGCATAAGGAAACAAGAAAAATATTTACCACTTGATAGCATAAAACATGCCGATTCTGGATATCAAGGTTGGCAAAAATTGCAAAGCAATGTTATAATTCCATATAAAAAGTATCGTAAAAAGCCATTAACTCCAGAGCATAATAGAAGATTAGCATCATTTAGAATGAGAGTAGAAAACAAGATCCGAGAGATAAAGATATTTAAGATTATGTCGAATGTTTATCGCAATTTTCAGAAAAAATATAACCTGAGGTTCAATATTATTGCTGGTATTGTAAATCTTAAGCACGCCTTTTAG
- a CDS encoding aminopeptidase P family protein: MSKIKEFRSFMCETNVDAFMLHTKDEYLNEYSEELTKLCGFTGTNGLLIVTKNNKCQFFTDGRYITQAHNQFDRGNFQVYNIQEEDPREWVKANLTLTTSLGYYLQYFTVKEIRKYEDICKLVPYSIKKEISRREQKIVSHAAGESSKNKCEKVAKSIDKEADAVLLTDPNSISWLLNLRNENAKYTPCILGRAILYKSGNVDLFVQDKEHSTIEANLGNHINIFDISELENSLHKLNSIVIDPNTTPMSIMAVIKDKQVAEREDPCLIYKAVKNQIEITGAINAHIRDGVAVTNFLHWLENNIGNEVTELNAEEKLLEYRKEQDLFKQPSFPTISAFNENGAIIHYRASSKTNKVIQKSGLYLIDSGGQYLNGTTDVTRTVAIGNPTSEQIAHYTIVLKAHIAVANAVFPLGTTGGELDILARIHLWKFGIDYMHGTGHGVGSYLSVHEGPQAISKGNKVKLTPGMILSNEPGYYIPGEYGIRIENLMYVDRQENSFLHFKQLTFIPYDRRLIDVQMLTKDEIEWINSYHQFVYENLENSVKDKEWLKKVCDHL; the protein is encoded by the coding sequence ATGTCAAAAATCAAAGAATTTCGTTCTTTTATGTGTGAAACAAATGTTGACGCATTTATGTTGCATACTAAAGATGAATATTTAAATGAGTATTCAGAGGAGCTAACAAAGCTGTGTGGCTTTACAGGAACAAATGGGCTACTTATCGTTACAAAAAACAACAAGTGCCAATTTTTTACAGATGGACGCTATATCACACAAGCTCACAATCAGTTCGATCGGGGCAATTTTCAAGTATATAATATACAAGAAGAGGATCCACGCGAATGGGTAAAAGCAAACTTAACATTGACCACCTCACTAGGTTACTATTTGCAATATTTTACCGTAAAAGAGATAAGAAAATATGAAGATATTTGTAAATTGGTACCATATTCAATTAAAAAAGAAATTAGTCGTAGAGAACAAAAGATAGTTTCGCATGCAGCTGGTGAAAGTAGTAAGAATAAATGTGAAAAAGTCGCTAAAAGCATAGATAAAGAAGCTGATGCAGTGCTTTTGACTGATCCAAATTCAATTTCATGGTTATTAAATTTAAGAAATGAAAATGCTAAATATACTCCATGTATATTGGGTCGTGCTATATTATATAAAAGCGGCAATGTTGATTTGTTTGTTCAAGACAAAGAACATTCAACTATAGAAGCAAATTTAGGCAATCATATAAATATTTTTGATATTAGTGAGCTAGAAAATTCGCTGCACAAGCTAAATTCAATAGTTATAGATCCAAACACAACTCCAATGAGTATCATGGCTGTAATAAAAGATAAACAGGTAGCTGAAAGAGAAGATCCTTGTCTAATTTATAAAGCAGTAAAAAATCAAATTGAAATAACTGGGGCTATAAATGCACATATCAGAGATGGAGTGGCAGTTACAAACTTTCTACATTGGCTTGAAAATAATATTGGCAATGAAGTCACTGAACTTAATGCTGAAGAGAAACTCTTAGAATACAGAAAAGAGCAGGATTTGTTTAAGCAACCAAGTTTTCCAACAATTTCTGCATTTAATGAAAATGGTGCAATAATTCACTATCGTGCAAGCAGTAAGACGAATAAGGTAATTCAGAAAAGTGGACTATATTTGATTGACTCTGGTGGCCAATACCTTAATGGCACAACTGATGTGACAAGAACTGTAGCAATTGGCAATCCAACCAGTGAACAGATAGCCCACTATACGATAGTACTCAAAGCTCACATTGCTGTGGCAAATGCCGTCTTCCCTCTTGGCACTACTGGCGGAGAATTGGATATTTTGGCACGTATTCACCTATGGAAATTTGGAATAGATTACATGCATGGTACAGGGCATGGAGTAGGAAGTTACCTATCAGTACACGAAGGACCACAAGCAATATCAAAGGGCAATAAAGTGAAACTCACGCCAGGAATGATACTTTCCAACGAACCTGGTTATTACATTCCGGGAGAGTATGGAATAAGAATTGAAAATCTGATGTATGTCGACAGACAAGAAAATAGCTTTTTACATTTCAAACAACTGACCTTCATTCCATATGATAGAAGGCTAATAGATGTGCAAATGCTTACTAAAGATGAAATTGAATGGATAAATAGCTATCATCAATTTGTCTATGAAAACTTAGAAAATAGCGTAAAAGATAAGGAATGGTTAAAGAAGGTATGTGACCATTTGTAA
- the hemC gene encoding hydroxymethylbilane synthase, producing the protein MLVKIGTRGSKLAVAQALEAKQKLLDSFPNLSIEIVKIKTSGDKYANANLAEMGGKGLFIKEIETELLENNIDMAVHSLKDVPAFFSGDLTIPCVLERLSPCDAFISHKHNSLESLPQQATIATSSIRRKVQLLNVRPDLNIVPLRGNVTTRLQNQSFDGIILAEAGLIRLEKHHLITEVLPPKVMLSAVGQGAICIQCRRNDVKIIDLLEKINNNMSFIRVKSERSFMKTVNGSCFTPLAALAEYVNENMLYLCCMLASGKNIYFTERTSFIEDAEKMGMDAGLELKSKCL; encoded by the coding sequence ATGCTAGTCAAAATAGGTACCAGAGGAAGCAAGCTTGCAGTTGCCCAGGCTTTGGAAGCAAAACAAAAGTTGCTGGATTCTTTTCCTAACTTATCTATTGAGATTGTTAAAATAAAAACTTCTGGAGATAAGTATGCAAACGCAAATCTTGCTGAAATGGGAGGCAAAGGATTATTCATTAAAGAAATTGAGACTGAATTGCTCGAAAATAATATAGATATGGCAGTTCATTCACTAAAGGATGTGCCTGCGTTTTTCTCAGGGGATTTAACAATTCCTTGTGTTTTAGAAAGGCTAAGTCCATGCGATGCGTTTATTTCTCATAAACACAATAGCCTTGAGTCTTTGCCACAGCAGGCTACTATTGCCACTTCTTCAATAAGAAGAAAAGTTCAGTTGTTAAATGTTAGACCAGATTTAAATATAGTACCGCTACGTGGAAATGTAACAACTAGATTGCAAAATCAAAGTTTTGATGGAATAATTTTAGCTGAAGCTGGACTCATAAGATTAGAAAAGCATCACTTAATTACAGAGGTATTGCCACCAAAAGTTATGTTAAGTGCGGTGGGACAGGGAGCGATTTGTATTCAATGTAGAAGGAATGATGTAAAAATTATCGATCTTTTAGAGAAAATTAATAATAATATGTCTTTTATAAGAGTGAAATCAGAGCGCAGTTTTATGAAGACAGTGAATGGTTCATGTTTTACACCACTTGCAGCTTTGGCTGAATATGTAAACGAAAATATGCTATACCTTTGTTGTATGTTAGCAAGTGGAAAAAATATATACTTCACTGAGCGCACTTCATTTATAGAAGATGCGGAGAAAATGGGTATGGATGCAGGACTAGAGTTGAAATCAAAATGCTTATAA
- a CDS encoding Fic family protein, translated as MYIKGSPSGKVVRAFAGYQAFIPSPLPPKFEWDNDLVNSLSRADHILGMLSMEGAKLPNPHLLMRPFIVREAVLSSRIEGTQATLGEILAQEAGANVDRNPDDLQEVRNYISALDYGLKRLQSFPLSLQLVKEIHGKLMQGVRGSHATPGEFRRVQNWIGSPGCTIDTAKYVPPMPGELMGCLNSFEKFLHDRTLPSLIHIALCHYQFEAIHPFLDGNGRIGRLLITLLLIERKLLQSPLLYLSAFFEATRSEYYDQLYNISNRGTWHDWFSYFLNGVVLQSLDALSRAERINILIANWQTEVSSKTEGVASGIVRYLAVNPYFTIRKVVENLGVVFTTAQRAIVKLEDLGIVSQTSQGKRDRVFCATDILNILEEPTKITENFDSTL; from the coding sequence ATGTATATTAAAGGATCACCATCAGGCAAAGTTGTTAGAGCATTCGCTGGTTATCAGGCATTTATACCAAGCCCCTTGCCACCAAAATTTGAATGGGACAATGATTTAGTTAATAGTCTTTCCAGAGCAGATCATATTTTGGGTATGTTATCCATGGAAGGAGCTAAATTGCCTAACCCTCATCTTCTCATGCGACCCTTTATAGTACGTGAAGCGGTTCTTTCAAGTAGAATCGAGGGAACTCAAGCAACTCTTGGTGAAATTTTGGCTCAAGAAGCAGGTGCTAATGTAGATCGCAACCCCGATGATTTACAAGAAGTACGCAATTATATATCAGCGCTCGATTATGGACTAAAACGTTTACAATCTTTTCCACTGTCGCTTCAGTTGGTTAAAGAAATTCACGGAAAACTTATGCAAGGCGTAAGAGGTTCTCATGCAACTCCAGGAGAATTTCGCCGAGTGCAAAATTGGATTGGAAGCCCAGGATGTACAATAGACACAGCAAAATATGTGCCACCAATGCCAGGTGAACTGATGGGTTGCTTGAACTCTTTTGAAAAGTTTCTACATGATAGAACATTACCCTCACTTATACATATAGCTCTATGTCATTATCAATTTGAAGCGATTCACCCATTCTTGGACGGCAATGGACGTATTGGACGTTTATTAATAACATTACTTCTGATCGAAAGAAAATTATTACAATCACCTCTATTATACTTAAGTGCATTTTTTGAAGCTACAAGAAGTGAGTATTATGACCAACTTTACAATATAAGCAACAGAGGCACGTGGCATGATTGGTTCTCTTATTTCTTAAATGGTGTAGTACTGCAATCATTGGATGCATTGTCAAGAGCAGAACGAATTAACATTTTGATTGCAAATTGGCAAACTGAAGTTAGTTCTAAAACTGAAGGAGTTGCAAGTGGTATTGTAAGGTATCTCGCTGTAAACCCTTACTTTACTATAAGGAAAGTAGTTGAAAACTTAGGTGTCGTATTTACAACAGCCCAAAGAGCAATCGTAAAGCTTGAAGATTTAGGCATCGTTTCACAAACTTCTCAAGGAAAGAGAGATCGGGTTTTTTGTGCAACTGATATTTTGAATATTCTAGAAGAACCAACTAAGATTACAGAGAACTTCGATAGCACATTGTAG
- the secD gene encoding protein translocase subunit SecD gives MLLNIDLDFYFKEKLSMLAGEIKETLLTKNIESNVQNSVVTLNNIDDYKKASALINAINPNLELNKKDSSILISYKPHYKNSLISEVVVESINNVQRRLDKLGTKEVSVQKQGQNKILVQVPGVEDTKQIKSLLGKTAKLAFHLANTSVAKMQDVDHETTVMLKDSLGNSYPIFRKTEIGGDSLVNASVRFGHLGKPTVHFKFDSIASKRFAKITKENVGKPFAIVLDNTVLTVPTIREPILNGEGEISGNFTEKQASELAILLKSGALPAPLKIIEEKNIGPSLGEESIKEGEMAATISIIAVALFIIITYGKLGILASVALFSNVILILSILTLLEATLTLPGIAGIALTVGMAVDANVLIFERIREEIKSGKRVERAIEEGFKNAIKTILDSNITTLIVAGIMFIIGSGAIRGFSVTLSIGILCSMFSAITVTKLLIELCMNPKKLALC, from the coding sequence TTGCTTTTAAACATAGACTTAGACTTCTATTTTAAGGAAAAGCTAAGCATGTTAGCAGGTGAGATAAAAGAGACATTGCTAACAAAAAATATTGAATCTAACGTACAAAATAGCGTTGTAACTTTAAATAATATTGATGATTATAAAAAAGCATCTGCGTTGATTAATGCGATAAATCCAAATTTAGAGCTAAATAAGAAAGATTCTTCAATTCTCATTTCGTATAAACCCCATTATAAAAATTCTTTGATCAGTGAAGTAGTTGTAGAATCAATAAACAATGTCCAGCGCCGTTTGGATAAACTTGGCACAAAGGAAGTCAGTGTTCAAAAACAAGGGCAGAATAAAATATTAGTGCAGGTGCCTGGAGTAGAAGACACCAAGCAGATAAAATCTCTGCTTGGCAAAACTGCTAAGCTAGCTTTCCATTTAGCAAACACCAGCGTGGCTAAAATGCAGGATGTAGATCACGAAACTACTGTCATGCTCAAGGATTCTTTAGGTAATTCTTATCCAATATTCCGCAAAACTGAAATAGGTGGTGATTCGCTGGTTAACGCATCAGTTAGATTTGGTCACTTAGGTAAACCAACAGTGCATTTTAAATTTGACAGCATAGCGAGTAAAAGATTCGCGAAAATCACTAAAGAAAATGTGGGAAAACCTTTTGCAATTGTTCTGGATAACACAGTCTTAACAGTACCTACAATACGTGAGCCAATTTTAAATGGAGAGGGAGAAATTAGCGGTAATTTCACTGAAAAACAAGCAAGCGAACTTGCAATACTTTTAAAATCTGGAGCACTGCCAGCACCACTTAAAATAATTGAAGAAAAAAACATTGGCCCAAGCCTTGGAGAAGAATCAATAAAGGAAGGGGAAATGGCAGCAACAATCTCTATTATAGCCGTGGCTTTATTTATAATTATCACTTACGGCAAATTAGGTATATTAGCTTCTGTTGCGCTTTTTTCTAATGTAATTCTTATATTATCAATTCTCACTCTGCTTGAAGCAACTCTAACTTTACCTGGAATTGCAGGTATTGCACTCACTGTCGGTATGGCGGTGGATGCAAATGTTTTAATATTTGAGCGAATTCGTGAGGAAATCAAATCTGGCAAGAGAGTGGAACGTGCTATTGAAGAAGGGTTTAAAAACGCTATAAAGACAATACTGGATTCAAATATCACAACACTCATTGTTGCAGGAATAATGTTCATTATTGGCAGCGGAGCAATTAGAGGCTTTTCTGTCACTTTATCAATAGGAATTTTATGTTCGATGTTTTCTGCAATCACAGTCACAAAACTCCTGATAGAGTTGTGTATGAACCCGAAGAAACTAGCGCTTTGTTAG
- a CDS encoding D-alanine--D-alanine ligase — translation MLMIPTIAILSGGFSCEREISLMSGKAVKKALDSLSYNAIEIDVDSNIAEKLKKINPHLAFIALHGPYGEDGCIQGLLEILGIKYTHSGVMASAVAMNKVMSKHIFRSLSIDTPKGYVISREDLLKNNIKIDYPYVLKPINEGSSIGVHMIFSHEDYLKLKDGNSTIMEKMIIEEYIPGVELHTAVLLDEAIGTMEIRPKNKFYDYEAKYTDGFAEHIFPAEIPDNIYKMTLEHALKVHRFLGCKTISRSDFRYNPKNNTLKMLEINTHPGFTELSLVPEIAKLAKGINFNELVKIIIEDSLQHKNIRDLSHVEQYY, via the coding sequence ATGCTCATGATTCCAACTATAGCAATTTTAAGTGGTGGATTTTCTTGCGAAAGAGAAATATCGCTTATGAGTGGAAAAGCAGTAAAGAAAGCGCTTGATAGCCTTTCGTATAATGCAATAGAAATAGATGTTGACAGCAACATTGCTGAAAAGCTTAAAAAAATCAATCCCCACCTTGCTTTTATCGCTCTGCATGGACCTTATGGTGAAGATGGCTGCATTCAAGGTTTATTGGAGATTTTAGGTATAAAATATACACACTCAGGAGTTATGGCTTCTGCTGTTGCTATGAATAAAGTGATGTCAAAACATATATTTCGATCCCTTAGTATTGACACTCCAAAAGGTTATGTAATTAGCCGAGAAGATCTACTAAAAAATAATATTAAAATCGATTATCCGTACGTTTTAAAACCAATTAACGAAGGTTCTAGCATTGGAGTACATATGATTTTCTCGCATGAGGATTACTTGAAGCTAAAAGATGGCAATTCTACCATCATGGAAAAAATGATCATAGAAGAATACATTCCAGGTGTAGAGTTACACACTGCTGTATTGCTAGATGAAGCAATTGGCACTATGGAAATACGACCAAAAAATAAATTCTATGATTATGAAGCAAAGTATACAGATGGATTTGCAGAACATATATTTCCTGCTGAAATTCCTGACAATATATATAAAATGACCTTGGAACACGCACTGAAAGTTCATCGATTTTTAGGATGCAAAACTATTTCCCGCTCAGATTTCCGTTATAATCCCAAAAATAACACTTTAAAAATGCTTGAGATTAATACACATCCTGGCTTTACTGAGTTATCGTTAGTGCCAGAAATTGCAAAATTGGCAAAAGGAATCAATTTTAATGAATTAGTTAAAATTATTATTGAAGATAGTTTGCAGCACAAAAATATTAGGGATTTAAGTCATGTTGAGCAGTATTACTAG
- a CDS encoding FtsQ-type POTRA domain-containing protein, whose protein sequence is MLSSITRSQRSFLRKCALVIITALFLTLILYSSLDKIINRFNYYFTWYNGCLSSLLLSSGFSIDEVVVSGNKFTNKKDILSLTDRTQPIMYISLSKLAGNIQSVSRWIKYVRVHRILPNTLHINIDEHKPFALWKDNNKTSVIDFEGKVIVDDYPVDDLVVITGQNSLSNLEFVRDVLESKTQLSDHISSFAYIGNRRWNIILDNDSTVKLPEDNPSSAWDYLNHLHNTTDFTFSDWSIIDMRITDKIFVKR, encoded by the coding sequence ATGTTGAGCAGTATTACTAGAAGCCAAAGGAGTTTTTTGCGTAAGTGTGCCTTGGTTATTATCACAGCACTTTTTCTTACGCTAATACTCTACAGCTCACTTGATAAAATAATAAATCGATTTAATTACTACTTTACTTGGTATAATGGCTGCCTATCTAGTTTATTACTCAGTAGTGGATTTTCAATCGACGAAGTAGTCGTGAGCGGCAATAAATTTACAAACAAAAAGGATATTCTAAGTTTGACAGATAGAACGCAACCTATCATGTATATATCACTTTCAAAGCTTGCCGGTAACATACAATCCGTAAGCAGATGGATAAAATACGTAAGAGTTCACAGAATTTTACCCAATACCCTACATATTAATATAGATGAGCATAAACCATTTGCTCTCTGGAAAGATAATAACAAAACCTCGGTAATTGATTTCGAAGGCAAAGTGATCGTAGATGACTATCCAGTAGATGATCTTGTTGTAATTACAGGACAAAACTCGTTATCAAACCTAGAATTTGTTAGAGATGTGTTAGAGAGTAAAACTCAATTAAGTGACCACATTTCTTCTTTTGCTTATATAGGGAATAGAAGATGGAATATCATACTTGATAACGATTCCACAGTGAAACTGCCTGAAGATAACCCTTCTAGTGCATGGGACTATTTAAACCACTTACACAATACAACTGATTTTACTTTCAGCGATTGGAGTATTATTGATATGCGTATTACTGATAAAATTTTTGTGAAGAGGTGA
- a CDS encoding ankyrin repeat domain-containing protein, whose translation MTGDDNRKTLQSIITSENNSINRVGKLKDFLKQNKEITINKDTFACALRCPKTTKEAIIHEILLHFIQNPGEQSLEQVIQYLDGAIQSRIYAKNNPIRNLDEEFRTHINFKDEKGNTLLHHAVIGNKTEEIITLLVTHSANPLIQNTDNKIPLDLAQGKTKEVLIKSMKKQANTKKESAMIGSLVPGVIIGGFLGVTFGAGVCVAVSLSGGMILGVMIASSLVASIAIGLAMYFLSQDYEQAKAIEKTVSSEISVDGATAANDKEGPQLTYS comes from the coding sequence ATGACTGGTGACGATAACAGAAAAACTTTACAATCGATAATTACTAGCGAAAATAACAGTATAAATAGAGTTGGAAAGTTAAAAGATTTCCTTAAACAAAACAAAGAAATAACTATTAATAAAGACACATTTGCATGTGCTTTACGATGCCCAAAAACTACAAAGGAAGCGATAATACACGAAATTCTGCTTCATTTTATACAAAATCCTGGCGAGCAATCACTAGAACAAGTAATACAATACTTAGATGGAGCAATACAATCTAGGATATATGCAAAAAACAACCCAATAAGAAATCTAGATGAAGAATTTCGTACTCATATAAACTTTAAAGATGAAAAGGGAAATACATTACTACATCATGCAGTTATAGGTAATAAAACTGAAGAAATAATCACCCTTCTTGTTACACATAGTGCAAATCCTTTGATACAAAACACGGATAATAAAATTCCTTTAGATTTAGCTCAAGGAAAAACAAAAGAAGTGCTTATTAAAAGTATGAAAAAACAAGCTAATACGAAAAAAGAAAGCGCTATGATAGGCAGTTTGGTGCCTGGCGTAATAATTGGTGGTTTTCTTGGTGTTACATTTGGAGCTGGTGTGTGTGTTGCAGTAAGTCTTTCTGGTGGTATGATACTAGGTGTAATGATAGCATCTTCTCTTGTTGCTAGTATAGCTATTGGACTGGCCATGTATTTTTTGAGTCAAGACTATGAACAGGCTAAAGCGATAGAAAAAACTGTTAGCTCTGAAATATCTGTTGATGGTGCAACTGCCGCAAATGATAAAGAAGGGCCACAACTTACATATAGCTGA